CCTATCAATAGGACCAATGATGAGCTAAAGACAGGGTCATACTGTAGGTCTCCACGGCTCACTGACATATGAAGAGCAAAGGCCAGCCTGTTCCAGGCCAGCAGGCAGACCGCTTACATGAGAGGCTCCATAGATCAGTCATGCTGCaaattttagatgtgtccctttTCCTACACATTTGAATTACATATTGAAACTGCCTCACTAGCATGCAGTCAAGCTCTACAGAGCTATACTAATGAGCTAATAATAGAGCCAGGTGGTCTGAAATAGAGTCACTTAGAGGTTACAGAAGATTTTCCTTTGAGGAATGCACTTGAGGAACACTGACCTGAACATTGTTGCACACCTTCTTCATCCTTTCGTTGAAACCCCATTTCCTGCATTGGGATAATGCACTCtatcaaaatacataaatagtTTACGAATTTAGAACCACAATAACAAACACAACAGAATTGAAGTGTTTACATCAAATTCATCTGTGGAACAACTGTAGGACAAACGAGTGCTTTCTATGGAAGCCACCCACACAGCTTacttaactgtattttttttttttttaccagcgttcATAAAACAAGGCTGCTCTCCTTATAAAAATAAGCCAATGTGTTGGAAATTCATCTGATGTGGCTTTGCAGGAGTTTCTACTCTTCATAAATatccatgttttctctttgcCTAAATGATCTATTGTGATCTCTCCCTTCTTGACAGGTTGATTATGCTGCAGGACTCTGACAAGCTGCAACAAAATGACAGATATGGAGGCTGAGTGGATAAATATGGAGCATCAAGGGTTGATGGGAGGAAATCCATAAGTCATTTCAAGTTTTGCCCAAAATTATTCCTACCCCTGGCAGATTAAGGTGCATTTTATCTTCTAATTTACCAAAACATGAATCTTCTGACAGAGAGGAAAGTTAACATTTTGGAGCAACCCAGAGAGAATCCTCATTTAAATCTAATAGAGAATTTATGAAGGCAGCTAGAGATTAGAGTGATGGCAAAAAAGGCCTGAGATGATCGATTTCTTGACTTTTAGACAGAAATAGGTTGAATGAAActtatttgaaatttaaacgTTCCAACAGGTAGTTTGGAAATGATGTCAGGAAACTGGCTATTCTGTCCAACCACCACAAACGTAAAGCTGTTTAGTTTGCATAAGCTACTGCATTTTTAACTGGACCTGTGTCTTCATTAATCAGAGGTTGATTTACTAACAACCCAGATGAGtctggcattaaaaaaataattgtgtggTAAAGCAACTTATGACCACAGTGGAGGATGTGTGATACTATGGATTGTTAGTGCACCTTTCCTACATACGTCCCAATTTGCGTGATAGACTGTAGCTGCAAGTGCCACGTGAACCGCCCTGTCTCCACCCATATTTATAAATGcaaatgaatataaatacaaTGTAGGCTTCCACACTTTGTCCCAGTAATCATGGCAAAGGCATAGACATATTGGTGTCTAGGTGGAggctaaaagaaaaatgtaacattgCAGCCATTCCTCTggtattaagaaataaaaataagtggcAGAAGGTGGCCTTAACGTGGCAGAATAAAAATTCAGAGCCTTGGCTGACGTCAAGGTGGATGTAAAGAAGAAAGTTGTTGCACACTGACGGAGTGTTTCCGCCACAGGTGGAGGGTTGCCAGAGCTGACTCCACATGAAGAATGAGTTGCTGCTGTAATCAAGGAGACAATGCTCTCTGGCATCCTGCAAGCACAAAGGTGAATTTGACATGCTTGGTATTTAAGATGATATAGACGTTTCAATTAAAATGCTCTAATTACACTATACCTAGACAATTTATTACATTGTGACAGCAGATTGGATACAGAGTTATTTAAGTTGACATTTATTGGCAGAACAAGTGGAAACTAGGGATTGCAGCACCAGAGACACCAAACCTCCTTCTGCACCCAGAAGCCACAGCAGCTGACTATGAGCAACAGGAAGTGCTTGGATCACAGGCAGTGACAGAAACATATCAGTCCAGCCGAGTGCTCACCAATCCTTCCTGCAATCACAGGACAGCAACAAAGATCCATGTTGTGCTAGCTTACACAATGCAACATGCCTTCTGTGTAGTGGGAAGCAGGGTACCACCATTGCTGCTCAGGCAGCGCCATCGGCCTTTGAGCTGCCCCGTGGTGCGTTCAACAACGAACAGGCGTTCAACGAACATCCATATGTAGCAAAACGGAACCCTTAATCCTTGATCAACTGAGGATGATTACATAAAAGGATTGTAATGATACGAATGTGCCTCCCATATTTCTAGTGATGCTATTTCACAAATGAGTTGcacatttattgaataaaattgcTTTccattcagaaaagaaaaaatcatttaCAGATGGCTACAAGTGTTTCAACTACTACAAGTGTAATTGAAAAGGTTCGATTACCTTTGGAAATCGGCTCCTTGCTGCAACTTATTATTTGGTGTTTGGAATGAGATTGTCCCAAATGGCTGGCAAGGCACGACTCGGGGATGATTATGAAATACCAGACCCATCAACCAGTTCCTTCTGAACAGCTCCAGTTGCAAGAAACTCCATCATAAAAAGAACTTGAACTGGCTACTCTTCCAACAATGCTGGGGCCAGTTCCGCGCAGAGCTCCAAACGAATTGCCCTGGGCAGTCTAAACCAGCTGATATGCCACTTATCATCATGTATCAGCAGGTCAGTGTGATCTATGAACACACACTCCCTCAAAATTCTTCCAACAGTGCCAAAACTTTCATTGTACTGCAAATGTGCGCAGCTATTCATGTACATGTGGTTGTTTACGCCTTGTCCACTTTAGAAATCACCACACCTGACTTGTTTGGAAACTAATCTGCAGATCTATTGATTTGTCCATGCAGACTCACGTTAAGTCAGAAGTTTGCgtataataaacatttttgtatattCTGAACCAACTTGTGTGTGAAACATTGCACCACACAGCGTTTTTCGTGTACATGCTCAGTTTATACATATTCATGGTACCACGACCTCTTTGAAACGCCAAATGTTTTAAGACAAAATTCTAATGACCTCTGATAGACTAATGAAAATAAAGCataagtgtttctttttttttatcagaataataattcaaaacatATGGCCAAATAATACAGACCTAAATCCTATAGAAAACATGTGGAGTGATTATGAGAGACAACATAAAGATTGTGCGAAGAGGAATGTCCCTTTGTCTGGATACTCCAAACTTATGAAAGGCTGCAGAATAATTGCTGTCCTGTTGACAAAAGGGAATTCAACAAAGTATTAACAGCAGGGGTGCCAATAATTAGGGCTCCCTtgaatttgcaaaaaaatttcttaaagtgagattttttttttcttcccagttGAACAAATGTActcaagtgatttttttccccctttgagTTTAAGCTACTCTAACAAAAGAGGAATTTGAAAGGCTTTTAGCACATCTATGTCTGGAGTGGGTCATTAAATGTGGAGTACGGCATAAATTAATCCTCTTTTTTTCACTTATCCAGCAATTTTAATTCCTTTTAGGTAAGTGTTGCCATATTTTACGCCAAAATCAAAGCTGAAGTAGAAATAAATCTTAAAGCTCTGCGTGTATCGACACCATCCACCCCCTCATCCTACCTCCACATGAAGATTTCATTCTAACTAAGTAGCAGTTATCGTATGAATGCTGCTCTAGAATAGGTTATCCTTCAAACTCCCattacaccaaaaaaaaaaaaaaagaaatgcaggaaATGATCTGAGATTCTGGGATGGgctgaaatgtatttctgtatttatctacCTAAACTAGCCTCTCTATTCTCAGAAGGAAGACAGGGATTGTCATGGTCCGAGTTTGTCTCTGGTTGTTTCAGTTAATTTAGTCCTTGTGTGTTCTCTCATTTACCTTTATTGTGCCAGCTGTTTCCTGTTCCCTGATTGCCTCCTTGTGTGTATTTCAGTTCACCTGCGCCTCCTATGTGTCGTTAGTTGTTTCTCCCTGGTTGTCTGCTGAGCTTTTCCGAGTTTTTTAGCATGCTGTTTTATAGCTGTAGTTTTGTTCTGACCATTAAAAGGACACATTTTCCAATTCACTTACTTGTCTGCACCATCTTTCTCTCCACCCCAATCCTACCTGACAGGGATGCAAATTCAACACGAGGgttcaacttcctgttttaaaaaagcaaaatgcagtTTGATATTCACATATGGTGGAAtatcaaacattaaattatgttttgaaatatttggagaaaaaaaaagcaatctgaACAAACCTGACCCTGAACCTATTAACTAATTGTCAACTCAtacatgcaaaatgtttcaattcAGCAAAACAAGGAGCATATTAAAAGAGGAATTTAATCCatgctttgactaggccactccacaacgtttatttagtttttttagtcagtaagagagaaaaagatagaaatgtttttttgaggttttaaaagttagaaatggatttaaatcattttccaCACAGATTGATTTTCACGTGTtcccgatttttttttttttttttaacaatttggGACCCAATAtgttgtttgcatatttttaaaatctacttcATTGTGTCAGACAGGTTTTAATGAAACTATGTTTTTATTCTACCGGTGACGCAGTCAACTAGCCTGACCCAAAGTTGTGGTACACTAAAGTTAATTCTTTGTTTTCGTGAAACAAAAACGGCTTTTATcgccataataaatgaaaaaaaactggGTTGACGAtacaaaagaaactaaaatagCAATAAATCTATTAGGTCAAATTGTTTTCACCAAaatgataaacttttttttaaactgatttatttaatattgaagGCACTCtttatgagttaaaaaaaatctaacaatttAGGTTATTTGTCGAACCCTAACCCTCTTTGTGAAAGATTACAGCCCTGACACCATTTCTAACATGATCCTGAATTATTACTCTGTTCCTTCTCTTCTGAAATACTAGCCAAGCTCCTACGCCAACTTGTcttgaaattgaaataaaaatatccttCAGAGTTGCCACTGGGGAAAAGAAATAATATCACTGCAAAGAGGAACAAACAGAACGAATCCTGTGTCGTTTTCTCCAGGTTTACAAGCCCATCGTGGCTCCATGCGATCCcctttaaaaagcacaaaaagaaaaaaaaagaaaaagatgtccCACTCTTTCATTCTGAATAAGGAGGCTCCAACTGGTTTCTGTCACTAGGATGAAAAACCAAAGCCCAGACACTCTGCGCTCTCAAATAGAGAGCCCTTTTAAATCCTCTGACAATGAGCGGGACAGATAAGGGGAGACACGCACAAACAGGAGGAGAGAAGGATAGAAAGGTGCAAAATGTAGAGGATAACGAACGAGTGCGCCACAGAGAGAGAGGGCCTTAATGATGTCGGTGTGATAAGTCTGAAATGAGGGGGAAATTGAAATGAGTGCCGCGACAATGGTGGTCGTCCAGGAGAGCCAATAGGAGCTGCAGCTTTCATTCGCTTGGCTGGAGGAGAGATGAGTAAGAaatgaggaagagaagaagTGTGGGAACTTGTAAACAGACCAAATTactattaaaaacacacacaggtggCAAAGCGGGTGAGGAAGTTTGGAAGTCAAGTTCCACCACTTTAGAGAAAGTAACTGGCTTAAAATTGTGACTTGAAATGACGAGaatcaaaatagtttttatgaGATTTAAAGACTCCTAATTATGAGATCTGAAGTCtaaggctgcattcacacagcaggcaaacGCGACCCACATCCAGCTTTTTCACCGCAGTCTGAACGGCCCAATTCGGATCTTTTCACCCACCAAAAAATCCGTTCCGTGCCACTTCCGTATTCAGATACATATCAGAATGTTTTCAAATCATCTGCAGTCTTAACGGTCACGCCGCATTTGATCCAACTTTTATGTCACTGATGTGAGACAGGTGTAACccagtgtttaaaaacacaagaaaaaaataatagatgttGATTCAATGTCTTATTCTACCAAAATAGCTAAAAGGTAATTAcgtaaatcttcaaaaaatgtgaaatatgcttTTAGTGTTAGCTTCTATTGACAGATTAGGCAGCCAATGGCTGGCGCGGTCTGGTTTCGTGTCGGCCAATGGGGTTGATCGTCCCGCCCCTTTTTAACAGCTGGCGGTTGTTTCGTTCGGAGCGCGGCAGACAGGCTTGAAAGCTAACAGCTGACGGTTGCTTCGCTCAGAACGCTTGAGAACAGCTGACGGTTGTTTCGCTGCGAACGCTTGAGAGCTAACAGCTGACGGTCGTTTCCGTAAAGAGGTAGAAAGAAATTGACGAATCCGGAAATTGGTAaggaaaacaatattaatataaattcaCTAAATATATAATTCAAAATACTACATTCGGTTTTATTAGATCTCGGAGGGTTTCCCCCGTGAACAGCTGAAGCCCGAAAAATAGCCGTTGACAACTCGGAGCATCGGTGAGTCATCGCACGCACTCGGCAGTTGGTTAAGTAAATTTGGTGAAAATTGGCTAAAATAcctattaaattataaaatttaatataaaataaaattgattgtaagattttgtattgttattgttgtgtatgttgtatttgttttatgtaattgcatttattttaagattgaatgtatattatattctttttttaccacATATAAGCTAATCTATTTAGTTTTACTAATATGTTGGAAAAATTGTGTTCTGTTAACTTGTTGTTAtacaacatgaaagaaaaaaaaataagaagaacttgagaaatgattaaatagCATCTTatgtgctaaaatgttttactttggccTTGTTataggtcaggttttttttttggagtttgtaCAGTACACTTTTGGCTTGGAGGGCCAAAGATTCCAAGACCCTCTTCTCCTGAAACTGGATGGCGAGCCCCAGCCCAGAGGACCAGGCGCACGGGTAGATAGTGACCTGACTGGTCACCAGCTGAGAGACTTTGAGACTGAAGAATTAATTCATTGGAGACTGaagtattcaatttatttatttatttattttttataaaagcgcgcagtatttgtttgtctgttttaaatgtggatccacaattgtttattatattaaatatttgctcttttcttgtAGACACTgtgtgttctgttgttgctcaCACCTGGGTTCCCtagaatttaaaatcttctgaTTAGGCCCAACTTcctatatatatagtataaattaattaacctaTTTTTGTGAGTTGCAGGTTACAAAAAATTTGGCGAGCCAGCCAGGAGCCTAGTTGTGTGACAACAGTGGAACAACAATTTGAATTTTATCTGTTAACACATTGGTACTATGGATTTCATTGCAAAATTAGGAATTAAGATACCAAATGCAGTCATTGTCAGCGGTTTAACTGGATCTGAAAAGGATGATGATGTTTTTGACTACTTGCGACAATGTGGTACAATAAGTAGGACACTAACAGTCGATGATAGCTCATCTGAGTTTTACCAGAACTGTGTCGTGGAGTTTAGCTCTGATTTAGCTGTTCAGGAGCTAACACCTGCATTGCCTTACCTGTATCCATCAGCTGAAAATCCAGATGTTAAATACTGTGTCCGCGCCCTAACAGATGTTTACACAAAAACCGTAGGGGGCAGTGTAACTGATACCTACCTCACTGAACTAAAGACCTTAGCTAAGTTAAGTGGGAAGGATTTTGAAGAAGTCTTAAGGGAGGTGATGTCAAAGTTTGAAGAGTCCATGGGATCTGTTGAGGCAGCTGCAAGCCCATGTCCAAATAATGACACAGAGCCTACACAAAGTGTTGGTTTCCCTCCACACCACATTGATAACCCCCACTCTCCTAAGCTTGTTCAGAGCCCTAACCCAAGTTCCTTGAAACTTAATCAGAAACCTCATATATTAAGTCAAACCGATCTAGTCTCACCTGAAGTACAGAGGATTGTGGTTGAACATGTTGTCAAAACTACAGAGAAGACATCTAATGGTCACTCCACCCTTAGGTTGAGAGCTTTTTCTGGAAGAAACCCTAGACCATATCCCGAAGTTGACTATGAAACATGGCGTTCCCATGTTGACTTAATGATGGGAGACACATCTCTTTCTAACTTGGAAAAAACCCGAAAAATTCTTGAAAGCCTTCTCACTCCAGCTTCAGATGTCATTCGGCCTCTTGGGCCTGATGCATCCGTTGATGACTATCTTAGGCTGCTTGAGTCGGCATTTGGCACTGTTGAAGATGGTGAGGAACTGCTTGTGCGATTCATGAACACTTTGCAGGATCCTGGGGAGAAACCATCTGCGTACTTGCATCGCCTACAGGTGGCACTGAGTCTTGCAGTGCGCCGGAGTGGTGTAGACCCCCGAGAAAGAGACAGACAGCTTCTTAAGCAATTTCAAAGAGGCTGTTGGGATGATAACCTGCTGACAGAACTGCAGTTggagttaaagaaaaataatctgcccACGTTTGCAGAACTATTACTCCTACTCCGTATTGCAGAAAACAGACAAGAAGTTAAAAGCACAAGAATGAGAAAACACTTTAGTGcaaccaaacaaaaagcagcgtcacatgaacaaactgtcactgaaacaaaaattgaCTTTTCCGAAACAACTTCAAACACTTTAAGTGATCTGAAAAAACAGGTTGCTGATTTAAAAAGCCAATTAGCAGCAGTtatgaaacaaaagaaacaaacagtacCTAAGAAGaaccaaacaacaaaacctgaCCATGCAAACCCTGAACCCAACTTACCTTCACACAGCCACCCTAGTTCACGGCCCAAGCCTTGGTACTGCTTTCGCTGTGGGGAGGACGGACATATTGTTGCCAACTGTGAATCTGAGCCAAACCCTGCACTTGTAGAGGCAAAACGTAAAGAACTAAAAGCAAAAAGGCAAATATGGGATAGACAACACAATGGCTCTGCTTCTTTAAACTGAAGTTTGCCTCTGTTGAGGGACAAACAGAGGCTACCACAGAGTCAAACCGTCCCCTTGAACCCAAGCAAAATGTGCCGACTAAAAAACGTGCCATTTTAAAGTCGCATACTAAAACCGGCAGATTCAAACTGCCTCAAGGTTTAATCGGTACTAAAAGTACAGCCCAAGTAAAGATTGACAGCAATACTGTAAACTGCTTACGCGATTCTGGCTCCCAGGTGACCACGGTCCCACAATCATATTATGAACAACATCTGTCCAGTCATCAGATTAAGCCACTTTTTGACCTACTCGAAGTAGAAGGTGCAAACGGCCAATCAGTGCCTTACTTAGGGTATATTGAAATGAACGTCACTTTTCCAAAAGAGTTTCTCGGCATTGAAGCCGATGTGTCAACACTTGCCTTAGTCGTGCCAAACATTCGAGCTGCTTCCCAGTCTTTGGTGTTAATTGGAACTAACACCTTAGATGTGCTTTATGAATTGTATAACGAAGCATGTCCCGGACTGCAGCCTCTCATTTCAGATGGTTATAAGGCAGTGTTAAAAGTGCTAGAGTTAAGACACAAACAGACCAAAGGCAGTAGCCTTGGTCTAGCAACCATGTATAACAAAGGCCCTCAGCTAGTCCCAGCAGGCCAGACAGTTGTCCTGGAAAGCTTGGTAGCAGTGTCAACTAATACCACAGAGAGATCCGTGCTGCTAGAGCACCCATCCTTTTCAACCTTACCTGGGGGTGTCCTAGTAAAGCCAAGTCTCATCAGCTTACCTGAGCGAGCACCCTACCTGATACCAGTTGTTCTCACCAATGAAACTGAACATGATGTGACAATCCCTCAAAAATGTGTGATTGGAGAGATCCACACGTTCCAGAGAGTCCTCTCTCACCAACATTCAGTGGGATCTTCCAAATCTGAAGTCGGTCAAAAACACAATCTGGTTTTTAACTTTGAGTCCTCTCCTATCAGTACTGAGTGGAAAGAGCACATCTTGCATAAGCTCAATAACATGCCAGaggtttttgcacaaaatgaccTTGATTTCGGTCGGACTGATCAAGTCAAGCACAACATTAAACTGTCAGATGAAACTCcattcaaacacaaagcacGACCCATACACCCCAATGACCTAGAAGCCGTCCGTAAACATTTACAGGAGCTGCAACAAGCAGGCGTGATTCGAGAATCCACTTCACCGTTCTCTTCGCCCATTGTCGTTGTGCGAAAGAAAAATGGCGACGTCCGTCTCTGCATAGATTACAGAAAACTCAATTTGCAGACTGTAAAAGACGCTTACGCGCTCCCGAACTTGGAGGAAACATTCTCTACATTGACTGGATCTAAATGGTTTTCAGTCCTTGATTTAAAATCTGGCTACTATCAGATTGAAGTAGAGGAAGCTGACAAACCAAAAACTGCGTTTGTATGTCCCAGTGGCTTTTGGGAGTTTAATAGAATGCCTCAAGGCATTACAAATGCTCCCAGCACTTTCCAGCGCCTTATGGAACGATGTATGGGTGACATGAACTTAAAGGAAGTTCTTGTGTTCCTTGACGACATCATTGTCTTTTCCAAGACACTTGAGGAGCATGAAACTCGATTAATGAAGGTTCTAAACCGCCTCAAAGAGTACGGTCTTAAACTGTCTCctgaaaaatgcaagttttttCAAACTTCGGTGCGATACCTCGGACACATAGTATCCCACAAAGGGGTGGAGACAGACCCAGAGAAAGTGAAAGCTCTGAGTAGCTGGCCTGTGCCCAGAGACCTTAAACAACTTCGTTCGTTTTTAGGTTTCTCGGGGTACTACAGGCGCTTTATCAAGAACTATTCGAGCCTTGTTAAGCCTCTCACAGATCTAACATCAGGCTATCCACCGCTGCGTAAGAGCACAAAACCCAAAACTAAGCCTGCTGAGTACCATGATCCGAAAAAACCCTTTGGTGAGCGGTGGACTCCCTCTTGTGAGCAAGCTTTCAAAGACATCATTGAGAAGCTCACTTCTGCTCCTATCTTGGCATTTGCAGACCCTAAGCTGCCGTACTCACTTCATACCGACGCCAGCACCACAGGGCTTGGCGCCGCCCTTTATCAGGAACAGAATGGACAAACAAGGGTCATTGCTTATGCCAGCAGGGGGTTATCCAGGAGTGAAGCTCGTTACCCCGCCCACAAGTTAGAGTTTTTGGCCCTAAAGTGGGCTGTAACCGAAAAGTTTGCAGACTATCTTTATGGGAACCAGTTTACTGTCATTACTGACAGTAACCCTCTGACCTATATTCTGACAACAGCTAAGATGGATGCAATGAGCTACCGTTGGTTAGCTTCTCTTTCCACCTTTAACTTTAAGCTCCAATATAGAGCAGGAAAACTCAACTCTGATGCAGACGGTCTTTCAAGGCGACCGCATGGTGAGTTATTAAATGATGCTGTATCACAAAAAGAGCTTGACAGGATACAGCAGTTCACCCAAACTCATTTGGCACAGCAAGACACCAGTTTAAGCCAAGAGGTGGTGTCAGCCATCTGTGAGAGACCCTTATGTTGTAGTTTCTCAGATGAACCTACCCCTCTTGTTCACTCATTAGCCATCTCGGTAAACACCTTACCAGATGACTTTGTCAATGAAGATGATTGTGGTGGTCTTCCAGTAGTGCCTCATCTGTCAGCTGAACAACTCAAACAAGAGCAACGAGCTGACCCTTGCTTGCGCGAGGTCATTATCCAAATTGAGACTGGTAAAAAGGTTCCACCTACAGTCAGAACAGAACTTCCAAATATAAGTCTGTTGCTTCGAGAACTAAATCGTCTTGAGCTGCACAACCAAATATTGTACCGAACACGCCAAGATGATGGCAGTGTCACTCATCAGCTCGTCCTACCCGAGCAGCTCCGTGAGGCAGTTTTTCACAGTCTCCATAATGATATGGGCCATTTAGGTATTGAGCGTACCCTCGATCTCGCCAGAGGAAGGTTTTATTGGCCTCGTATGGCAGCTGACATCGAGAACAGAATCAAAACATGCAACCGCTGTGTGCGGCGAAAGACCCCTCCGGAAAAAGCTGCAGCGCTTGTGAACATAAAGTCTACCAGACCGCTTGAACTGGTTTGCATGGATTTCTTATCCATTGAGCCAgatcaaagcaacacaaaggaTGTGCTCGTACTAACTGATCACTTCACTAAGTATGCCATAGCCATTCCAACTTCTAACCAAAAAGCCCAAACCGTGGCAAAATGTCTTTGGGATCACTTTATAGTTCCTTATGGCATCCCTGAACGATTACATAGTGATCAAGGGCCAGATTTTGAGTCACACGTAATAAAAGAACTTTGCAAGATCATGGGCATTCACAAGATTCGAACCACTCCTTATCATCCTAGGGGGAATCCTGTGGAACGCTTTAACCGCACCTTGTTAAGTATGCTTGGGACCTTAGAACATAAAGACAAAACGCAGTGGCGCAACTTTGTAAAACCATTGGTCCATGCGTACAATTGTACGAAAAATGACACAACTGGATTTGCACCTTATGAATTAATGTTTGGTCGTCAACCCAGATTACCTGTTGACCTTGCATTCAACCTACCTctccaaaacaaaagttttaagtCCCACTCACaatatgtggaaaaactgaGAACAACTCTCCAAGAAAGCTACAAACTAGCAATCCAAAATGCTAACAAAATGGCCGACAGAAATAAAGCCAGATTTGACATGCGTGTAAAACCATCCAAACTAGAACCTGGAGACCGAGTTTTGGTGCGAGCCGTTCGTCTTAGGGGTAAGCATAAACTAGCCGATAGGTGGGAGACAGACATTTATGTTGTGGTAGAACAAGCTGGTGATCTGCCAGTCTACACCATTAAGTCTGAAACTAAAGATGGGTCAGTGCGCACTGTCCATCGTGACCTTCTTCTACCTTGCGGGTTCCTTGCTCCCACAGAAGAAAATCCAACTCCGCCAAATCAGGTCTGCAAACCTAAAACACGGCAGTCCCCTGAGCAAAATGAAGAATTCAATCTTCCTGAACCTGAAAACGAGGAGCTCTATTGGCTTAGAGAACAACCTGT
The window above is part of the Xiphophorus couchianus chromosome 14, X_couchianus-1.0, whole genome shotgun sequence genome. Proteins encoded here:
- the LOC114158071 gene encoding uncharacterized protein LOC114158071 gives rise to the protein MGIHKIRTTPYHPRGNPVERFNRTLLSMLGTLEHKDKTQWRNFVKPLVHAYNCTKNDTTGFAPYELMFGRQPRLPVDLAFNLPLQNKSFKSHSQYVEKLRTTLQESYKLAIQNANKMADRNKARFDMRVKPSKLEPGDRVLVRAVRLRGKHKLADRWETDIYVVVEQAGDLPVYTIKSETKDGSVRTVHRDLLLPCGFLAPTEENPTPPNQVCKPKTRQSPEQNEEFNLPEPENEELYWLREQPVPEPIKFTRIYEIPKQTWPKNLPECDTVPGCDNLPECDNTPEFSNVPDCDDVPGSDPVVPSEEKFEAVVNTERLTHGSDCKSEPNLHSEGVCDQNVSEDKPNHPSHETTNPVRRSERQTTQPKRLQYSQLGNPLISIAQSLFHGLSLAFTSALIEPELETTFKGSSIPVISKQPIPCKGTCMFQGGTV